The Punica granatum isolate Tunisia-2019 chromosome 4, ASM765513v2, whole genome shotgun sequence genome has a window encoding:
- the LOC116204297 gene encoding uncharacterized protein LOC116204297 isoform X2, whose amino-acid sequence MNAKNGGLQAEQWVNNMSKAADDEPVEAETESRPLRLGLGAKVSRQTKPGRFSDPIARKLFSNLQAGKRKAAKENEESSIVASNTVNDGDSEDDLESRTSVFVKKRVAPPPGGSSPAQKKRK is encoded by the exons ATGAATGCCAAAAATGGTGGTTTGCAGGCTGAGCAATGGGTTAATAACATGAGTAAAGCTGCAGATGATGAGCCAGTGGAGGCAGAAACTGAGAGTCGACCTTTGAG GCTCGGATTAGGTGCAAAAGTTTCACGTCAGACCAAACCAGGAAGGTTCAGTGACCCAATTGCAAGGAAATTATTCTCCAACTTGCAGGCCGGGAAGAGAAAAGCTGCCAAAGAGAATGAGGAATCTTCCATTGTTGCTAGCAACACAGTCAATGATGGTGATAGTGAGGATGATCTAGAGAGCAGGACTAGCGTCTTTGTGAAGAAGAGAGTGGCTCCTCCTCCAGGAGGTTCTTCACCTgctcaaaagaaaaggaagtga
- the LOC116204297 gene encoding uncharacterized protein LOC116204297 isoform X1, with product MTAETAKKSGPPQIVTSDKAFRLAEQWVNNMSKAADDEPVEAETESRPLRLGLGAKVSRQTKPGRFSDPIARKLFSNLQAGKRKAAKENEESSIVASNTVNDGDSEDDLESRTSVFVKKRVAPPPGGSSPAQKKRK from the exons ATGACTGCAGAGACAGCAAAGAAATCTGGGCCTCCTCAAATTGTGACATCTGACAAGGCATTTAGATTG GCTGAGCAATGGGTTAATAACATGAGTAAAGCTGCAGATGATGAGCCAGTGGAGGCAGAAACTGAGAGTCGACCTTTGAG GCTCGGATTAGGTGCAAAAGTTTCACGTCAGACCAAACCAGGAAGGTTCAGTGACCCAATTGCAAGGAAATTATTCTCCAACTTGCAGGCCGGGAAGAGAAAAGCTGCCAAAGAGAATGAGGAATCTTCCATTGTTGCTAGCAACACAGTCAATGATGGTGATAGTGAGGATGATCTAGAGAGCAGGACTAGCGTCTTTGTGAAGAAGAGAGTGGCTCCTCCTCCAGGAGGTTCTTCACCTgctcaaaagaaaaggaagtga